One segment of Alnus glutinosa chromosome 2, dhAlnGlut1.1, whole genome shotgun sequence DNA contains the following:
- the LOC133861118 gene encoding fimbrin-5, which produces MSSFVGVLVSDTWLQSQFTQVELRTLKSKYVSVRTQSGQVKVGDLPAVFVKLKAFTGMFTEDEIKDILGESYKDMDEEIDFESFLRAYLNLQSRATTRSGGSKSSSSFLKATTTTVHHSINESEKASYVAHINSYLADDPFLKKYLPIDPSKNALFDLVKDGVLLCKLINIAVPGTIDERAINTKKVLNPWERNENHTLCLNSAKAIGCTVVNIGEQDLIEGRPHLLLGLISQIIKIQLLADLNLKKTPQLVELVDDSNDVEELLGLPPDKVLLKWMNFHLKKAGYEKQVTNFSSDVKDGEAYTYLLNALAPEHSGPGELDTKDPTERANMVLAHAEKLDCKRYLTPKDIVEGSPNLNLAFVAQIFQHRNGLTVDSKKMSFAEMMTDDAQTSREERCFRLWINSLGVATYVNNVFEDVRNGWVLLEVLDKVSPESVNWKQATKPPIKMPFRKVENCNQVIKIGKQLNFSLVNVAGNDIVQGNKKLILAFLWQLMRFTMLQLLKNLRSHSQGKKGKEIKDADILNWANDKVKKAGRTSQMESFKDKNLSNGIFFLELLSAVEPRVVNWSVVTKGETEEDKKLNATYIISVARKLGCSIFLLPEDIIEVNQKMILILTASIMYWSLQQPAEESELESNPAEDCKTPDASSPAASVDGERETALASEVSNMAINDDASDSALSPKVENEESSDKVEGKESPDRE; this is translated from the exons ATGTCTAGTTTTGTGGGTGTTCTTGTGTCTGATACATGGCTACAGAGTCAATTCACCCAAGTGGAGCTTCGTACCCTCAAATCCAAA TATGTTTCTGTAAGGACTCAATCTGGTCAAGTCAAGGTGGGAGATTTGCCAGCCGTTTTTGTAAAATTGAAGGCTTTTACGGGAATGTTTACTGAGGATGAGATTAAGGATATCTTGGGGGAGTCATACAAGGACATGGACGAAGAAATTGATTTTGAATCCTTCCTTCGG GCATATTTAAATTTGCAATCCCGAGCTACAACAAGATCAGGTGGTTCAAAgagttcttcttcatttctaaaGGCCACAACAACAACTGTTCACCACTCAATTAACGAATCCGAGAAGGCTTCTTATGTCGCCCACATTAACAGCTACCTGGCGGATGATCCATTTTTGAAGAAATATCTTCCCATAGATCCATCTAAAAATGCTTTATTTGATCTTGTAAAGGATGGAGTTCTTCTCTG TAAGCTTATAAATATAGCTGTTCCTGGCACCATAGATGAGCGAGCTATTAACACTAAAAAGGTCCTCAATCCATGGGAGAGGAATGAGAATCATACCCTTTGCCTCAATTCTGCGAAAGCTATTGGCTGCACAGTGGTTAATATTGGCGAGCAGGACTTAATCGAAGGAAGA CCACATCTGCTACTTGGCTTGATTTCTCAAATAATCAAG ATTCAACTATTAGCTGATCTCAATCTGAAGAAAACTCCTCAACTGGTGGAATTGGTGGATGACAgcaat GATGTGGAGGAGCTTTTGGGCTTACCGCCTGACAAGGTTTTACTGAAATGGATGAATTTTCATCTGAAGAAAGCTGGGTACGAGAAACAAGTTACAAACTTCTCGTCTGACGTTAAG GATGGAGAGGCATATACTTACCTGCTTAACGCTCTTGCACCTGAACACTCAGGGCCCGGTGAGCTGGATACAAAAGATCCTACAGAAAGAGCAAACATGGTTCTTGCGCATGCAGAAAAATTGGATTGCAAAAGATACCTCACTCCTAAGGACATTGTTGAGGGTTCACCAAATCTTAATCTTGCATTTGTTGCACAAATATTCCAGCACAG GAATGGCTTGACAGTCGACAGCAAAAAGATGTCTTTTGCTGAGATGATGACAGATGATGCACAAACTTCTCGTGAGGAGAGATGCTTCCGATTGTGGATTAACAGTCTTGGAGTTGCTACCTATGTCAATAATGTTTTTGAGGATGTCAGAAATGG ATGGGTTCTTTTAGAAGTTCTTGACAAAGTTTCACCAGAATCAGTTAACTGGAAGCAGGCAACAAAGCCTCCTATAAAGATGCCATTTAGAAAAGTTGAGAACTGCAACCAAGTTATAAAGATTGGAAAGCAATTAAACTTCTCCCTTGTGAATGTAGCTGGGAATGATATCGTGCAAGGAAATAAAAAGCTCATACTAg CTTTTTTGTGGCAACTCATGAGGTTCACTATGCTCCAACTCCTAAAAAACTTGAGATCGCACTCCCAAGGTAAAAAGGGTAAAGAGATAAAAGATGCTGACATTCTAAACTGGGCAAACGACAAAGTGAAGAAGGCGGGTAGAACCTCCCAAATGGAGAGCTTCAAG GATAAAAACCTTTCAAATGGGATTTTCTTCCTCGAGCTTCTTAGTGCTGTAGAGCCAAGGGTGGTCAATTGGAGTGTTGTTACAAAGGGAGAAACTG AGGAAGATAAGAAGTTGAATGCAACATATATAATAAGTGTCGCACGAAAGCTGGGGTGCTCCATTTTCTTGTTACCTGAGGATATTATAGAG GTAAACCAGAAGATGATCCTTATTTTGACGGCTAGCATCATGTATTGGAGCCTACAACAACCGGCAGAGGAATCGGAGTTGGAGTCAAACCCTGCTGAAGACTGTAAAACTCCTGATGCATCATCCCCTGCAGCTTCAGTGGATGGTGAAAGGGAAACAGCTTTGGCTTCCGAGGTCTCGAATATGGCCATCAACGATGATGCTTCAGATAGTGCCCTCTCCCCAAAGGTTGAAAATGAGGAATCCTCTGATAAGGTCGAAGGAAAGGAAAGTCCTGATAGAGAATGA
- the LOC133860661 gene encoding BTB/POZ domain-containing protein At2g04740, whose protein sequence is MPSWSVSTDLDDIDLDPSDFGSSIPLKKVPNGDVFSASRAGDVERLRYLLDSGVNVNARDQWDSVALYYACLAGHLDAARMLLESGAICSEHTFDGDRCHYAALNLKVRKLLKAFEARPPPLGPLQAAMRETFLGCAGNRAYLEQADSQFQISALSSSGGFNSYHFPPDVVFFAQGRPIEAHRVILSARSPFFKRKFETDWKDRKEVRFGKEKLSYHALYSLIHFFYSDRLDIAVDDMEDLVRICKVCKCESLQKILEKERIHQKYAQHKALRDADNSQKRFILQGLSLPEEDRLPAALRQILQISLANSNREHNQDNSVERLSYYVGAMQISNFVDDLADVCVRVDKKIFRCHQVVLASRSEYFRARLSRMKDFHEGKDALPVDGLPFLEEQDLTTEAFEKMIEYMYTDGLKNIDPDQAEEMFDAASRYLLFSLKRAAADALLPHLEMVSPAELCHWLILSDMYGVAKIREYCLDTIACNFETFADTREFRAMLLTLPPPSGDSSLRTTVPSAPGAVVNTDQANLLDDLREKWLEAEAAELDERDESAFLFDKRLEMLVLVAEQEKSDGAPADDIHVWPRSPASPPASVPMPSEQE, encoded by the exons ATGCCTTCCTGGAGCGTCAGCACGGACCTGGACGACATCGACCTCGACCCCTCGGACTTCGGCTCCTCAATACCCCTCAAGAAGGTCCCGAACGGCGACGTGTTCTCTGCCTCTCGCGCCGGCGATGTGGAGCGCCTGAGGTACCTCCTCGACTCCGGTGTCAATGTCAACGCGCGCGACCAGTGGGACTCGGTGGCGCTCTACTACGCGTGCCTGGCGGGCCACCTCGACGCCGCGAGGATGCTGCTCGAGAGTGGCGCGATTTGCTCGGAGCACACGTTTGATGGGGACAGGTGCCACTACGCGGCGCTGAACCTGAAGGTGAGGAAACTGTTGAAGGCGTTCGAGGCGAGGCCGCCGCCGCTTGGGCCCTTGCAGGCCGCGATGAGAGAGACTTTCTTGGGTTGTGCGGGGAATAGAGCCTACTTGGAGCAGGCTGATAGTCAGTTTCAGATTTCAG CTCTTTCATCCAGTGGGGGTTTCAATTCATACCACTTCCCTCCAGATGTGGTATTTTTTGCACAAGGTAGACCTATTGAAGCTCACAGAGTTATCTTAAGTGCCCGGTCACCATTTTTTAAGAGGAAGTTTGAAACTGATTGGAAAGACCGCAAAGAAGTGAGATTTGGAAAGGAAAAATTGTCTTATCATGCTCTTTACAGCCTCATCCACTTCTTCTATTCTGACAGACTAGATATTGCAGTAGATGACATGGAGGATCTTGTGAGAATATGCAAAGTATGCAAATGTGAATCATTGCAAAAGATTCTTGAGAAAGAACGTATTCACCAGAAATATGCACAACACAAAGCACTGAGGGACGCAGATAATTCTCAGAAACGCTTCATTTTACAGGGCCTGTCTCTTCCTGAAGAAGATCGACTTCCGGCTGCCTTGCGTCAAATCCTTCAAATTTCCCTTGCCAACTCCAACCGGGAACACAACCAAGACAATAGTGTTGAGAGATTATCATATTATGTTGGTGCAATGCAGATCAGTAATTTTGTAGATGATCTTGCAGATGTTTGTGTAAGAGTTGATAAAAAGATTTTCCGTTGCCATCAAGTGGTTTTAGCATCAAGGTCAGAATACTTTAGAGCAAGATTATCTCGTATGAAGGATTTTCATGAAGGAAAAGATGCATTACCTGTTGATGGCCTTccatttcttgaagaacaagatTTGACCACGGAAGCATTTGAGAAAATGATTGAGTATAT GTACACTGATGGTTTGAAGAATATAGACCCAGATCAG GCTGAGGAAATGTTTGATGCTGCTTCTAGATACTTGTTATTTTCTCTTAAGCGTGCTGCGGCTGATGCACTGTTGCCGCACCTGGAAATGGTCTCACCTGCAGAGTTGTGCCATTGGCTGATATTATCAGACAT GTATGGTGTTGCGAAGATACGGGAGTACTGTCTAGACACAATTGCATGtaattttgagacatttgctGATACACGGGAATTCCGAGCAATGCTGTTGACGCTCCCGCCACCATCTGGAGATTCCTCACTTCGCACAACCGTTCCAAGTGCTCCAGGAGCTGTAGTCAATACAGACCAAGCAAATCTTCTTGATGATTTACGAGAGAAGTGGCTTGAAGCTGAAGCTGCTGAGCTTGACGAGAGAGATGAGAGTGCATTTCTCTTTGACAAGCGCCTTGAGATGCTTGTGCTTGTTGCTGAACAAGAAAAATCTGATGGGGCTCCTGCTGATGATATTCATGTTTGGCCCAGATCACCTGCATCTCCTCCTGCCTCTGTCCCCATGCCAAGCgaacaagaatag
- the LOC133860662 gene encoding uncharacterized protein LOC133860662: MYGTQSKRDLALEFQSQIPILRPSIHARRANLTVKFQDLYGFTVEGNVDDVNVLNEVREKVRQQGRVWWALEASKGANWYLQPSIFEGQSFKASLKLSALANAITLKRLIRKGIPPVLRPKVWFSLSGAAKKKSTVPESYYNDLTKAVEGKVTPATRQIDHDLPRTFPGHPWLDTPEGHAALRRVLVGYSFRDSDVGYCQGLNYVAALLLLVMKTEEDAFWMLAVLLENVLVNDCYTTNLSGCHVEQRVFQDLLVKKCPRIASHLEALDFDVSLVATEWFLCLFSKSLPSETTLRVWDVLFYEGAKVLFHVALAIFMMKEEQLLLTHHVGDVINILQRTSHHLFDPDELLTVAFDKIGSMTTNTISKQRKKQEPAVMAELDQRFRRLNSIKVDDK; encoded by the exons ATGTATGGAACACAAAGCAAGAGGGACCTTGCCTTAGAATTCCAATCTCAAATACCAATCTTGAGGCCCAGCATCCATGCCAGGAGGGCAAACCTCACTGTGAAGTTCCAAGACCTTTATGGTTTCACAGTAGAAGGGAATGTGGATGATGTCAATGTGCTGAATGAGGTGAGGGAGAAGGTGAGGCAGCAGGGCAGGGTTTGGTGGGCATTGGAGGCCAGCAAAGGAGCCAATTGGTACTTGCAGCCTTCTATCTTCGAAGGCCAATCCTTTAAGGCCTCGCTTAAGCTATCAGCTTTGGCAAACGCCATAACTTTGAAGAGGCTCATTAGGAAGGGAATTCCGCCGGTTCTCCGCCCCAAGGTGTGGTTTTCGCTGTCCGGGGCGGCGAAGAAGAAGTCCACGGTGCCGGAGAGCTATTACAATGACTTGACCAAGGCAGTCGAGGGGAAGGTCACCCCTGCCACGAGGCAGATTGATCAT GACCTACCACGCACCTTCCCTGGTCACCCGTGGTTGGACACTCCAGAGGGTCATGCTGCTCTCCGACGTGTTCTTGTTGGGTATTCTTTCCGTGATTCTGATGTTGGTTATTGTCAG GGCTTGAATTATGTTGCAGCATTGTTGTTGCTTGTGATGAAAACAGAGGAAGATGCATTTTGGATGCTGGCAGTCCTTTTGGAAAATGTATTAGTTAATGACTGCTACACAACTAACTTATCAGGATGCCATGTTGAACAAAGGGTGTTCCAAGATCTACTTGTTAAAAAGTGTCCAAG gATAGCCTCTCATTTGGAAGCATTGGATTTTGATGTCTCCCTTGTTGCCACTGAGTGGTTTCTATGCCTCTTTTCTAAGAGCTTGCCTTCAGAG ACAACTCTGCGGGTGTGGGATGTCCTTTTCTATGAGGGGGCAAAGGTTCTGTTTCATGTAGCTTTGGCAATCTTTATG atgaaagaagagcagtTGCTTCTAACCCATCATGTTGGTGATGTAATTAACATATTGCAGAGAACCTCGCATCACCTATTTGATCCTGATGAATTACTAACG GTGGCATTTGATAAGATTGGTTCTATGACAACCAACACTATATCTAAGCAAAGGAAAAAGCAAGAACCAGCAGTTATGGCAGAGCTTGATCAAAGATTTAGACGGCTAAATTCCATCAAAGTTGATGATAAATAG